In one Alnus glutinosa chromosome 14, dhAlnGlut1.1, whole genome shotgun sequence genomic region, the following are encoded:
- the LOC133857696 gene encoding beta-carotene isomerase D27, chloroplastic produces the protein MDAKFLLHTSSPFSSFAHRRYTCKPPVRSPPILAVLTTPAETITQEATKTTSVIYNDNWFDQLAINHLSRSVQAASGLRSSKSGYESLVEAARIASQKFNPIQQREIVIQALQIAFPRPILSLIKTVLPQSKLAREYFAAFTTVFFAWLVGPCEVRESELNGRREMNVVHIKKCRFLEESNCVGMCTNLCKMPSQIFVKDSLGMPVNMVPNFEDMSCEMIFGQDPPASSDDPAFKQPCYKLCKANVKHSIKCSPAS, from the exons ATGGATGCAAAGTTTCTTCTTCATACCAGCAGCCCTTTCTCGTCTTTCGCTCACCGGAGGTACACATGCAAGCCGCCGGTACGTTCCCCGCCTATTCTTGCCGTGCTCACAACCCCAGCGGAAACCATAACCCAAGAAGCGACAAAGACGACTAGCGTGATCTATAACGATAACTGGTTCGATCAACTTGCCATTAACCATCTATCGCGGAGTGTTCAAGCGGCATCag GATTGAGGAGCAGCAAGAGTGGCTATGAGAGCTTGGTGGAGGCAGCTAGAATAGCATCGCAGAAATTTAATCCGATTCAACAACGTGAAATCGTCATTCAAGCCCTTCAGATAGCCTTTCCAAGGCCAATCCTTTCTTTG ATAAAGACAGTGCTACCGCAATCTAAATTGGCAAGGGAATATTTTGCCGCCTTCACCACTGTGTTTTTTGCTTGGTTAGTCGGACCATGCGAG GTGAGGGAATCGGAGCTCAACGGAAGAAGAGAAATGAATGTAGTCCACATAAAAAAATGCAG GTTTTTGGAGGAGAGCAATTGTGTAGGAATGTGCACAAATCTGTGTAAGATGCCATCCCAAATCTTTGTCAAGGACTCCCTAGGAATGCCAGTCAACATGGTCCCTA ATTTTGAGGACATGAGCTGCGAGATGATATTCGGCCAGGATCCTCCAGCTTCGTCAGATGATCCAGCATTCAAGCAACCATGCTACAAATTAT GCAAAGCAAACGTGAAACACAGCATCAAGTGCTCCCCGGCCAGTTAA